The genomic segment GCGCCCTCGGCGTACGCCCGGCCGCTGGCCGTACTGGCCGCCGAGCGGCTGTCGCTGCACCTGGAGAACGACCGGCTGCGCCGCGCCGACGTACGCCGGTCCACCTGGCTGACGTTCCTCGCCGAGGCCAGCGAACTGCTCGCCCAGTCGCTGGACGTCGAACTGACCATGGCGCTCGTCCCGCAGCTCGTGGTGCCCCGGCTCGGCCAGTGGTGCGCCGTGCACACCACAGACGAGTGGGGCCGCCTGCGCCTCGCCGCGTCGAGTCACGCCGACGAGGCGATGCTGCCGCAGCTGCACCGGATCCTCCAGGAGACCGGCCCGGACTCGATCCAGTCGCGGCTGCGCGAGGCGTCCCGCAACGCCGCCCAGGTGCCGCTCGGCGGGCCGATGGAGGGCTTCGCCGTACCGTTGATCGCCCGTGGCCAACGGCTCGGCACCCTCGCCGTGGGCCGGCACCAGCGGCACCGGCACGACCCGGACGAGGTCTCGGTGCTGGAGGACGTGGCCCGCCGCGCCGCCCTCGCCATCGAGAACGCCCGCATCCACGCCGAGCGCCGCCGGGTCGCCCAGACGCTCCAGCAGTCCCTGCTGCCGCCGGTGCTCCCGGTGGTCGAGGGCATCGGCTTCGCCGCCGAGTACGTCCCGACCGGCGACGACGCGGAGGTCGGCGGCGACTTCTACGACGTGCTCCCGCTGCCGGACGGCCGCTGGCTCGTGGTGGTCGGCGACGTCTCCGGCAAGGGCGTGCAGGCCGCCGCCGTGACCGGGCTGGTCCGGGACGTGATCCGGGTGCTCGTCGGCGACGGCAAACCGCTGCCCGAGGTGCTCGGCCGGCTCAACGAGACGCTCGTCGAACGCGGCGGCGGACGTTACTGCACGCTGGCGCTGGCGGCTGTCGCACCCGGCGACGGCGACCAGCTCGACGTCTCGCTGCACCTGGCCGGCCACGACCGCCCGGTGCTGCTGCACGGCGGTGGCGGGGCGACGTTCGTCGGGGCGGGCGGTACGGCGCTGGGCCTGCTCGACACGATCACCACACCGACCGCCGAGCTGACGCTCAAGCCCGGCGACGCGCTGATCTTCTACACCGACGGGGTCACCGAGCGGCGGCGCGGACGGGAGCTGTTCGGCACCGAGCGGCTGCGCGAGTCGGCGGCGCCGCTGGCCGGGTACTCGGCCGACGTGGTGGCCGCACGGCTGCGCGCCGCCACCATCGCCTTCTCGGTCGAGCCCCCACGCGACGACATTGCCATCCTGGTCCTCCGAAACGACACCCCCTAGCCCTCCCGCCCGCTCCCGGCGCCCGGCCCGGCCCCCGGGCGCCCGATCTCGGTTGATCATGAAGTTGGCCGCCCAATTCGCCCGATTCCTCCCCGCCAACTTCATGATCAACCCACTCCGGCACGCCACGGACACCTCAGCCCGCCCGCAGTCGCGCTCCAGTCCGCCCTCGTCGCACTCCAGCCCGCCCATCGGCGGTGATCAAGGAGTTTGTGCTCTCTGGGGGCGCGAAATCTGACGCAAAGTCCTTGATCACCGGGGCGAGGCAGGGCGCGCGGGACGGGGCGGGGCGTGGGGCGGGACGCGCGCGGGCGGGGCGTGGGGCGGGACGCGCGCGGGCGGGGCGTGGGGCGGGACGCGCGCGGGACGCGGGGTCGGACGCGCGCGGGACGCGGGGTGGGACGCGGGGCGGCACCAGGGCTTGCGGGCCGGGTGCGCAGACTGACGAGGGCGCCCGGCCCGGCGGGCACCGCCGTCGAGCAGGGCACCGGAACGGATGCGGCCGGGCGTTGGCAGGCTGGCGCCGGGCCAGCGCGGGCTGGTCAGAGGCCGCCGGGGAGACGGCCGGGGGCCAGCCGGTGGTGCGGGTCCAGGTGGGCCTTGGCGCTGCGCAGGCGCGGCAACGCGGGCAGCTCGCCCCAGAGGTCCACGGCACGGCGTACCGCCGCGGGCGCGGCGACCACCACGCACCGGCCCCGCCGGGCGATCAGCACGCTGCGGACCGCGGTGAGGATCGAGGCGACCCGCTCCGGCGGCAGCGCGCCGGACAGTGCGGCGTGGACGGTGCCCGAGCCGGCCGAGCCGCGTACCGGCACCGGGCCGCCGGTCGCGTCGCGCAACGCGTAGACGGCCGCGTGCAGGTCGCCTATCGGCACCTCGATACGTAGCGCCGTGTCGCCGGGCGCGAACGGGTAGCGCCCCCACCATTCCGGCGCGTGGTGACTGACCATCGCCTCGGCACCGAGGACGGCGCTGAGCCGCTCGGCCCGCTCGGTCACGTCGGCCGGGCCGCCCTCCAGCAGCACCACCAGGCTGCCAGCAGCGGGTCGCCCGGTCACGGCCGGATGATCGGGGCGATTGATCACCGACGGGTGGGTCGGCGGAATGCGGCGCCGGGGCAGCGGTACCGGCACCGGCAGGTCCAGTTCGACGGCGGCCGGATCGACGCCCGCGGCCAGGACGGCCCGGACCAGGTCGTGCACCTCCAGTGGTGTCCACACCGGGCGGGACACCCAGAGCCGGCCGGCCGGGATGGCGTGCACCCGCATGGTGGCCGAGACCAGCACCCCGAGCCCGCCCTGCGAGCCGCAGAGCAGCCGGGCCACGTCCAGCCCGGGCAGGTCGCCGCGACCGAGGATCGCATCCCCGCCACCCGGAGCGTCGCCGAACGCACCACCGGCACCCCAGCCCACGCCGCCCGCCGGACCGTCCGTCGGACCACCGGGTCCAAAGCCGCCACCAGGCCCAAAGCCGCCGGCACCCCGCCCGGCAGCACTGCCACCATCGCCCGCCGGACCGCGCCCGCTCGCCTGGCCATCGCCGCTGCCCGGGGCGGCCCGGCCGAGCGCCTCCGTGCCGGACTCGCCGACGCTCACCAGCTCACCGTCGGCGTCGAGGTAGCGCACCCCGACGAGCTGGGCGCACGGGCTGCCGTGCCGATGGCGCAGCGGACCGGACTCGTCGGCGGCGAGCACCCCGCCGAGGGTCGCGCCCGGCGACGGCGCGTCGACAGGCAGCCGCCGGTTGGTACGCGCCAGCGTGGCCTGGACCGCGCGCAGTGGCGTACCGGCGCCGATCTCGGCCACCGCCGCGTCGCGCGGCTCGTGCCAGACCCCGGCGAGGCGGCCCGTGTCGAGCATGATGTCCACCTGTGCCGGAGCGGCACCCCAGTCGATTTTCGTGCCGGCGCCGCGGGGCACCACTGTCAGGTCGTACGCCGCGGCCAGCCGCAACACCTCCGCCGCGGCGTGCGGGCCGCCCGGCACCGCCACCCAGCGGGCGGTACGACCGGCCACCTCGTCGGCCGGACCGGCGAAGCGGGCGAACGGTTCGCCGCAGATCGCGGCCAGCTTCCGGGTGATGTCGAGGGCTCCGAGTCGGTCGGTGGAACGTGCCGCATCCGCCATGGCGGTTATCGTACACATGTTCGAAAGACCTGGCGGCGAGTCGCGGGATTCGGGCGGCGGGCGCGCCCGGCGGCGGCCCGCCGACCGGTAACGTGGCGCCGTGACCGAAACCCCACCGCCCGTCGCCAAGCGCGTCCCGACCGAGCGCGTCCATCACGGTGACACTGTCCTCGACGAGTACGCCTGGCTCGCCGCCAAGGACGACCCGGACACGATCGCGTACCTGGACGCCGAGAACGCGTACACCGAGGCGCGCACCGCCCACCTGGCCGGGCTGCGCGCGGAGCTGTTCGAGGAGACGCGCCGGCGCACCCAGGAGACCGACCTGTCGGTGCCGACCCGCAAGGACGGCTACTGGTACTACACCCGCACGGTCGAGGGTCAGCAGTACGGCGTGCACTGCCGGCGCGCGGTCCGGCCGGGCGAGACGGCGCCCCCGGTCAGCGCGGACGGCGCCCCGCTCGACGGCGAGGAGGTGCTGCTCGACGGCAACCAGCTCGCCGAGGGGCACGACTTCTTCTCCCTCGGCGCGTTCGACGTCAGCCCGGACGGGCGCTGGCTGGCCTACTCCACCGACTTCTCCGGCGACGAGCGCTACACGCTGCGGATCAAGGATCTGACCACCGGCGAGTCGCTGCCGGACGAGGTGCCGGACACGTTCTACGGCACGGCGTGGTCCAGCGACGCGTCCACGCTGTTCTACGTCACAGTGGACGAGGCGTGGCGGCCGAACCGGGTCTGGCGGCACACCGTCGGCACCGCGTCCACCGAGGACGTTGTGGTGTACCAGGAGGACGACGAGCGGTTCTGGGTCGGCGTCGAGCTGACCCGCTCCGAGCGCTTCGTGGTCATCGACATCCACAGCAAGATCACCAGCGAGGTCCGGGTGATCCCGGCCGCCAACCCGACCGGCGAGCCCGCCGTCGTGGCCCCGCGGCGTCAGGGCATCGAGTACGCGGTGGAGCACCACGGCCACCGCTTCCTGATCCTGCACAACGACGGCGCGGAGGACTTCGCGCTGGCGTACACCTCGGCGGACACGCCGGGCGACTGGGTGCCGCTGATCCCGCACACGCCGGGCACCCGGCTGGAGGCGGTCGACGCGTTCGAGAACCACCTCGTGGTGTCGCTGCGCACCAACGGCCTCACCGGCCTGCGGGTGCTGGCGGTGGGCAGCGACGACAGCTGGGACATCGACTTCCCCGAGCCGATCTACAGCGTCGGGCTGGACGCCAACCCGGAGTACCGGACGAACGAGGTGCGGCTGCGCTACACCTCGCTCGTCACCCCGGACTCGGTATACGACTACGACCTGGTGACCCGCGAGCTGACGTTGCGCCGGCAGAAGCCGGTCCGTCCCGGGCCGGACGGGCGGGCGTACGACCCGGCCGACTACGAACAGCACCGGGACTGGGCGCTGGCCGACGACGGAACCCGCGTACCGATCTCGCTCGTCTGCCGCCGCGGCACGCCGCGCGACGGCTCGGCGCCCGCCGTCATCTACGGCTACGGGTCGTACGAGGCGAGCATGGACCCGTGGTTCTCGATCGCCCGGCTGAGCCTGCTCGACCGCGGCGTGATCTTCGCGGTGGCGCACATCCGGGGCGGCGGTGAGCTGGGCCGGCGCTGGTACGACGAGGGCAAGATGCTGGCCAAGAAGAACACGTTCACCGACTTCGTGGCGTGCGCCCGGCACCTCGTGAAGGCGGGCTGGACGGCGAGCGACCGGCTGGTCGCCCGGGGCGCCTCGGCCGGTGGCCTGCTCATGGGCGCGGTGGCGAACCTCGCCCCGGACGCGTTCACCGGGATCGTCGCGCAGGTGCCCTTCGTGGACGCGCTCACCTCGATCCTCGACCCGTCGCTGCCGCTGACCGTGACCGAGTGGGAGGAGTGGGGCAACCCGCTCGACGACCCCGAGGTCTACGCGTACATGAAGTCGTACACGCCGTACGAGAACGTGACCACCGTCGAGTACCCGGCGATCCTGGCGGTGACCAGCCTCAACGACACCCGCGTGCTCTACCACGAGCCGGCCAAGTGGATCGCCCGGCTGCGATCGCTGGCGCCGGCCGGCGACTACCTGCTCAAGACCGAGATGGGCGCGGGCCACGGCGGTCCCAGCGGCCGGTACGACTCGTGGCGCGAGGAGGCGTTCGTCAACGCCTGGATCCTCGACCGCGTCGGTCTGGCCGTGTAAGGAAGGCTGCGCAGGGCTGCTCGGCCGCTGACCGTTCAGCCCGCGCGCAGTTCCTCCATCGAGGTCGCGGTGCGCAGGAACAGCAGGCCGGCCACGACCGTGCACAGCACCGCCGCCAACCCGCCGGCCGCGAGCCAGGCCAGCTGATCCCACGGTACGTCCGGCGGGATCGTCGTCTTCGGCACCCATTCGGTACGGGTGTACCGCGCCGCGGTGGCCGGGTCGCCGCACAGCTCCGTACCGGCGTCGCAGATCGTCCGCGTGAAGCCGCCGCTGCTCGGTGCCGGCATGACGCCACGGACCAGCAGATAGCCGACCGTCAGCGCGAGCCCGATCGCGGGTACGGCGGGTGCGAGCGCGGCCCAGAGCAGCGACCGGCCGATGGTGGCCCGTGGCACGCCGGTGGCCACCTGCGCCGCGTACGCCCGTCGCCGGCTCGTGATCCCCTCGACCACCGCCACGAGCAGCCCACCGCCGGCGATCGCCATCGCCACCACGACCGCGAGGTCGACCAGGTCCATCGCGCCGAGGTAGAAGCCCGGGTCGGCCATTCCGGATCCGGTGCGCCGGGTCAGCTCGGCCTCGGCCCGGAACTCGGCACGTAGCCCCGCGGCACCGGCGCCGAAGATCAGCGCGGCCAGCAACGCGGCGAAGGTTCGGCTGCCGGCCCACGGGTCGGCGGCGAGCCGGCGGGCGGCGAGCAGGGCGGCCGGGCCGCGCCCGTGCCGGTGCAGCAGCCGGCCGGTGTGGTACGAGATCCAGCCGGTGCCCGACACGACGCCGATCATCGCGGTCAGCCCGCCGACGACGAGCAGTGTCGGCACCAGCCAGTCGGGGGCCACGGCGCCACGCCGCTCGTACCAGAGCAGGAGCGGGCGGATCGCGGCGAAGATCGCCAGCGCGGCGAGGATGAGCACGCCCGGCCACGGCCAGGGCGCCCGGGTGCGGACCCGGCGCACGACGCCGAACGGGGTGGTGGTGACCCGCCGCAGCAGCAGCGCGCTGACCAGTGCGGCCACCAACGGCAGGCCGAGCACCACGGCGGCCACGGCGACCGGCGCCGGACGCACGTCGGTGGGCAGCGGCAGCCGCCCGTCGGCGTCGGGCCGGTGCAGCAGCCGGCACCCGGCCAGGAAGACGGCCAGGCCGACGAGGGTGCCGAGCAGGCTCGCCACGCCGGTCTCGGCGACAGCGAGCCGGGTGACCTGCCCGGGGGTGGCACCGGCCAGCCGGAGCGCGGCGAGCCGCCGGTCCCGGCCCGGCGCGCCGAGGCGGGCGCACTGCCCGGCCAGCCCCAGCACGGGTACGCAGAGCAGCAGCAACGCGAACGCCACGCCCGGGCGCAGGCCGGGTTCCCGCAGCAGCGCGTTCGTGTACTGGTCGGACTGCGTCCAGGCGTGGCCGGACGGTTTCACCACCGACAGCACTGTCAGCGCGGCCAGCCCGGCCAGCGTCGCCAGCGCGGCACTCAGCGCGGTGAGCACCACCCGGGCGACGTCGGTGCGGGTGCCGGCCAGCGCGAGCCGCAGCAGCGTGCCCGGCCTCACCGTGATCCGCCCGGCAGCGCCGGGTCGAGCCCGAGCCCGGTGTGGTCGACCATGCCGTCGCGCAGGCTCACCTCCCGGTCCGCGTACGCGGCGATGCGCGGCTCGTGCGTCACCAGCACGACTGTGGTGCGCTGCTCGCGGGCCAGCCGGACGAGTTGGGTGAGCACCTGCTCGCCGGCCAGCGTGTCGAGCGCGCCGGTCGGCTCGTCGGCGAAGATCACCCGCGGTTCGGTGACCAGGGCCCGGGACAGCGCGCACCGTTGCTGCTGCCCGCCGGACATCTCGCCGGGCCGGACGTCGGCGACGTCGGCCACACCGAGCCGGTCCAGCCAGGAGAGCGCCGCCGTCCGTGCCGCTCGCCGCCCCGTGCCGGCGAGCAACAACGGAAGGGCGACGTTCTCCGCCGCGGTCAGCTCGGCGACGAGCTGGCCGAACTGGAACAACACCCCGAATTCGGTACGGCGCAGCCGGGAGCGGGCCGCCTCCGGCCACGTGTCGATCCGTTCACCGCGCCAGGTGACCTGACCGGCGTCGGGACGCAGGATGCCTGCCAGGCAGTGCAGCAACGTGGACTTGCCGCATCCGCTCGGACCGGTGACCGCGAGGATCTCGCCTTCGGCCACGTCGAGCGTCACGCCACGCAGCGCGGGCGTGTGGCCGTACGCGCGGACCACGCCACGCGCTTGCAGGAACGTCACGAGTGCACCTCCCGGTGCCAGTC from the Micromonospora sp. WMMA1947 genome contains:
- a CDS encoding SpoIIE family protein phosphatase, with product MSAEAGPASGGADERVRRVRLPADRRTPAAARALVRTMLLEARLPELLNEALLLTTELTTNAVEHARTELDIEVDTDRDGLTVTVTDFASGPVDELIVGVRNTTSDITEVAARGRGLLLVDHFSSRWGTTYLPTGKGVWFRLDRPGPGGSARPSAGPLRVVEPERAGDGTPSAAAMSDLMQLTPDAYADEPLPEFAVGLLTRVAEMVGAAGGTVRLDRGDGLGTQVFARYGRPPREGNELLRVPLAVHRPYAGELELDAAPSAYARPLAVLAAERLSLHLENDRLRRADVRRSTWLTFLAEASELLAQSLDVELTMALVPQLVVPRLGQWCAVHTTDEWGRLRLAASSHADEAMLPQLHRILQETGPDSIQSRLREASRNAAQVPLGGPMEGFAVPLIARGQRLGTLAVGRHQRHRHDPDEVSVLEDVARRAALAIENARIHAERRRVAQTLQQSLLPPVLPVVEGIGFAAEYVPTGDDAEVGGDFYDVLPLPDGRWLVVVGDVSGKGVQAAAVTGLVRDVIRVLVGDGKPLPEVLGRLNETLVERGGGRYCTLALAAVAPGDGDQLDVSLHLAGHDRPVLLHGGGGATFVGAGGTALGLLDTITTPTAELTLKPGDALIFYTDGVTERRRGRELFGTERLRESAAPLAGYSADVVAARLRAATIAFSVEPPRDDIAILVLRNDTP
- a CDS encoding FAD-binding oxidoreductase codes for the protein MADAARSTDRLGALDITRKLAAICGEPFARFAGPADEVAGRTARWVAVPGGPHAAAEVLRLAAAYDLTVVPRGAGTKIDWGAAPAQVDIMLDTGRLAGVWHEPRDAAVAEIGAGTPLRAVQATLARTNRRLPVDAPSPGATLGGVLAADESGPLRHRHGSPCAQLVGVRYLDADGELVSVGESGTEALGRAAPGSGDGQASGRGPAGDGGSAAGRGAGGFGPGGGFGPGGPTDGPAGGVGWGAGGAFGDAPGGGDAILGRGDLPGLDVARLLCGSQGGLGVLVSATMRVHAIPAGRLWVSRPVWTPLEVHDLVRAVLAAGVDPAAVELDLPVPVPLPRRRIPPTHPSVINRPDHPAVTGRPAAGSLVVLLEGGPADVTERAERLSAVLGAEAMVSHHAPEWWGRYPFAPGDTALRIEVPIGDLHAAVYALRDATGGPVPVRGSAGSGTVHAALSGALPPERVASILTAVRSVLIARRGRCVVVAAPAAVRRAVDLWGELPALPRLRSAKAHLDPHHRLAPGRLPGGL
- a CDS encoding S9 family peptidase, which translates into the protein MTETPPPVAKRVPTERVHHGDTVLDEYAWLAAKDDPDTIAYLDAENAYTEARTAHLAGLRAELFEETRRRTQETDLSVPTRKDGYWYYTRTVEGQQYGVHCRRAVRPGETAPPVSADGAPLDGEEVLLDGNQLAEGHDFFSLGAFDVSPDGRWLAYSTDFSGDERYTLRIKDLTTGESLPDEVPDTFYGTAWSSDASTLFYVTVDEAWRPNRVWRHTVGTASTEDVVVYQEDDERFWVGVELTRSERFVVIDIHSKITSEVRVIPAANPTGEPAVVAPRRQGIEYAVEHHGHRFLILHNDGAEDFALAYTSADTPGDWVPLIPHTPGTRLEAVDAFENHLVVSLRTNGLTGLRVLAVGSDDSWDIDFPEPIYSVGLDANPEYRTNEVRLRYTSLVTPDSVYDYDLVTRELTLRRQKPVRPGPDGRAYDPADYEQHRDWALADDGTRVPISLVCRRGTPRDGSAPAVIYGYGSYEASMDPWFSIARLSLLDRGVIFAVAHIRGGGELGRRWYDEGKMLAKKNTFTDFVACARHLVKAGWTASDRLVARGASAGGLLMGAVANLAPDAFTGIVAQVPFVDALTSILDPSLPLTVTEWEEWGNPLDDPEVYAYMKSYTPYENVTTVEYPAILAVTSLNDTRVLYHEPAKWIARLRSLAPAGDYLLKTEMGAGHGGPSGRYDSWREEAFVNAWILDRVGLAV
- a CDS encoding FtsX-like permease family protein, which produces MRPGTLLRLALAGTRTDVARVVLTALSAALATLAGLAALTVLSVVKPSGHAWTQSDQYTNALLREPGLRPGVAFALLLLCVPVLGLAGQCARLGAPGRDRRLAALRLAGATPGQVTRLAVAETGVASLLGTLVGLAVFLAGCRLLHRPDADGRLPLPTDVRPAPVAVAAVVLGLPLVAALVSALLLRRVTTTPFGVVRRVRTRAPWPWPGVLILAALAIFAAIRPLLLWYERRGAVAPDWLVPTLLVVGGLTAMIGVVSGTGWISYHTGRLLHRHGRGPAALLAARRLAADPWAGSRTFAALLAALIFGAGAAGLRAEFRAEAELTRRTGSGMADPGFYLGAMDLVDLAVVVAMAIAGGGLLVAVVEGITSRRRAYAAQVATGVPRATIGRSLLWAALAPAVPAIGLALTVGYLLVRGVMPAPSSGGFTRTICDAGTELCGDPATAARYTRTEWVPKTTIPPDVPWDQLAWLAAGGLAAVLCTVVAGLLFLRTATSMEELRAG
- a CDS encoding ABC transporter ATP-binding protein, coding for MTFLQARGVVRAYGHTPALRGVTLDVAEGEILAVTGPSGCGKSTLLHCLAGILRPDAGQVTWRGERIDTWPEAARSRLRRTEFGVLFQFGQLVAELTAAENVALPLLLAGTGRRAARTAALSWLDRLGVADVADVRPGEMSGGQQQRCALSRALVTEPRVIFADEPTGALDTLAGEQVLTQLVRLAREQRTTVVLVTHEPRIAAYADREVSLRDGMVDHTGLGLDPALPGGSR